The genome window CAGTTCACGCCGCAGGTGGTGGCGTCGGTCTCGCCGTTCTCTCCTCCGGCTCCGCCGCGGCGGCTCGTGCGGATCCACATCGCGTTGTAGGACGCCCACGCGCCGACCCAGCTTCCGTAGGTCTGGTCCTTGTTGTCCGGAAGCCGCTTGCCGTTCTGAAAGTGTCCCCAGCGGGCCGCCTGCTCCGAGATCAGGATCGTCGTGCCGGCACCGTCGGTGATTTGGCTGCGGCGGGGAGTCTCGTTGTACCACGCCAGCGCGCCCAGTTGCCGGCCGGGGGGGAGTCGCTCGTCGAGGTAGCCGCGGGGGACCATGTAGTCTCCGGCCGCCGCGAACTTCTCGGGGTGGATCTCGCCCATGATCTTGAGGGGCCCGACCGGCTTGGCCTCCGGCGAAGCGGGACAGAGGAACAGCGGCACCTGGACCTGGACCACCTTCTGGTTCTCAGGGTCGTACCAGTTCCGCGTGTAGTCGTACTGTTTGGCGAGATCGCCGACATCGAGGTACGGAAGGAGTTCTGCGGTCCATCCGCCGTAGATCGGATCCCAGTGCCCCGCGCGGGGAAGATGGCTGTGGGCGGTCTCGAAGGCGTTGACCCCTTTGCTGAGCGTGACCAGGTTCTTCTCACACTCCACGCGGCGGGCCGCGGAGCGGAGCCGGAGGAAACCGGGAGTGGCGATCACGACGAGGAGGAGCCCGATCACCACCGCCGTGAGGAGCTCGACGAGCGCGAATCCTCCGCGGGCGCTCTCGGACCGTTGTTGCCTGTTCACTCGATTCCCCTCCCCTTTTGTCGCGTCGCGACTTCGTTCTCGCTGGTGCCGCCCCGGACACCCGCAGCCAACCCCGCCTCGGAGCCGGAGCCTGGATGATGGATCAATGCATTCGTGGTGCCGTCTTCGGAAAGACGACCGTTCCTGCCAATCGGACCATCTCCCCGGAGCCGCTGCACACCAGGACAGAATCTCGACTGTCTGGCGAACATTTGTCCGGGGTGTGACGGACGCGGCGAACCGAGTGCCTCGGGTGCCACGGCTCCCACTTCGCCGACGGATCAGGGGACGAGCGTGGAAAACGTCCCGGATACGACTGGGGAGCCGGCCTCACCGCTGGCTGGCCTGATGGGCAGGCTGGCTAACCCCGCGCTAAGAGGGCGCGGGACGGATCGGGCAGGACGAGCATCGAGTTGAAAAGACAGCAATCGTAATGCCACGTCATGTTCGT of Planctomyces sp. SH-PL14 contains these proteins:
- a CDS encoding DUF1559 domain-containing protein, with amino-acid sequence MNRQQRSESARGGFALVELLTAVVIGLLLVVIATPGFLRLRSAARRVECEKNLVTLSKGVNAFETAHSHLPRAGHWDPIYGGWTAELLPYLDVGDLAKQYDYTRNWYDPENQKVVQVQVPLFLCPASPEAKPVGPLKIMGEIHPEKFAAAGDYMVPRGYLDERLPPGRQLGALAWYNETPRRSQITDGAGTTILISEQAARWGHFQNGKRLPDNKDQTYGSWVGAWASYNAMWIRTSRRGGAGGENGETDATTCGVNCNNSDGFYSFHENGVNALMCDGAVRFLKSTIDDMALYALVSRAGNEVIDEGEF